One genomic region from Arthrobacter sp. FB24 encodes:
- the purU gene encoding formyltetrahydrofolate deformylase, protein MTTVLEGRPTGNATVEAGDVAGVRGTDTVQYVLTLACPERPGIVRAITAFLADRGFDIVEHQQFDDHISGKLYLRTAFTPGDKEVSAEGLSAEFAAIAEEFDMEFAIHDGRPQRLLVMVSKFGHCLNDLIFRWRAGSLGAEIAVVVSNHEDLRPMAEAAGLQFIHVPVTAATKPEAEARLLELVAEYNADLVVLARYMQVLSNDLCASLRGRAINIHHSFLPGFKGAKPYHQAYDRGVKLIGATAHYVTADLDEGPIIEQEVFRVDHSLDPNALVTVGRDAESQALSRAVKWHCQHRVLLNNTRTVVFR, encoded by the coding sequence ATGACCACAGTCCTCGAAGGCCGCCCCACCGGTAACGCGACGGTGGAGGCCGGCGACGTTGCCGGCGTCCGCGGCACCGACACCGTACAGTATGTCCTTACCCTTGCGTGCCCGGAGCGCCCCGGAATCGTCCGGGCCATCACGGCATTCCTCGCTGATCGCGGCTTCGACATTGTTGAGCACCAGCAGTTCGATGACCACATCAGCGGCAAGCTCTACCTGCGCACGGCCTTCACTCCGGGAGACAAGGAAGTTTCCGCGGAAGGCCTCAGCGCGGAGTTCGCCGCCATCGCCGAAGAGTTCGACATGGAATTCGCCATCCACGATGGCCGCCCCCAGCGCCTGCTGGTGATGGTTTCAAAGTTCGGCCACTGCCTCAACGACCTCATCTTCCGCTGGCGCGCCGGCAGCCTGGGTGCGGAGATCGCCGTCGTGGTGTCCAATCACGAGGACCTTCGCCCCATGGCGGAAGCCGCCGGCCTGCAGTTCATCCACGTCCCGGTAACGGCCGCTACCAAGCCCGAAGCTGAAGCGCGCCTGCTGGAACTGGTGGCCGAGTACAACGCTGACCTGGTGGTCCTTGCACGCTACATGCAGGTCCTGTCCAACGACCTGTGCGCCAGCCTCCGCGGCCGTGCCATCAACATCCACCATTCTTTCCTGCCCGGGTTCAAGGGTGCCAAGCCTTACCACCAGGCCTATGACCGCGGCGTGAAGCTCATCGGAGCCACCGCGCACTACGTCACCGCAGACCTGGACGAGGGCCCGATCATCGAGCAGGAAGTGTTCCGGGTGGACCACAGCCTGGACCCGAACGCACTGGTCACGGTAGGCAGGGACGCCGAATCACAGGCACTGTCCCGTGCAGTTAAGTGGCACTGCCAGCACCGGGTCCTGCTCAACAACACCCGCACCGTCGTCTTCCGCTAA
- a CDS encoding FdhF/YdeP family oxidoreductase — protein sequence MKPPRFGRQPAPVADINEDELEVHPPKREAAGVKAVMVALERAVAQAGVSRTAHSLLRLNQRGGFDCPGCAWPESDKKRKTAEFCENGAKAVAEENTLRTVGAEFWARHSIAELSGKTEYWLGNQGRLSEPVVIREGETHYSPISWADAFELIGEHIRASTPDRCVFYTSGRTANETAFMYQLFARALGTNNLPDCSNMCHESSGSALNPTIGIGKGTVSLDDIHDSELIFVVGQNPGTNHPRMLSALKECKDKGGKVVAVNPLPEAGLFNFKDPQTVSGVVGHGTPLADEYLQIKVGGDLALFQALGHLLLAEEERNPGTVVDRSFIDAQTDGFDAYRDARRELDWAETEKATGLARKQIEDVAGMLVRSKATIFCWALGVTQQPHSVDTIKEMVNVLLLQGNFGKPGAGACPVRGHSNVQGDRTMGIWEKPKEWLLEALDKEFKIQSPRGHGYDAVEAMEAFERDDVDVFVSMGGNFSLACSDTATLEAGMQRIGLTVHVSTKPNRSHVVHGRTSLILPTLGRTDKDDKHPGGAQFLSVEDSMSVVHSTQGRLHPVSDHLLAEPVIIARMADATFGEDHPVDWKAMAADYDVVRDHISRVIPGFQDFNERIRTRNGFVLPNPPRDTRSFKTDIGRGRFTVSPLEYLTPPEGHLVLQTIRSHDQYNTTFYGVDDRYRGISDGRRVILVHPEDLAELGFKDRDLVDVVSTFRGNDRQADKFRLVAYPTAKGCAAAYFPEANALVHKENVARESNTPGFKAMFVRFVPHPAETTPHPEGAAAQPASVG from the coding sequence ATGAAACCTCCCAGGTTCGGCAGGCAGCCGGCGCCGGTTGCGGACATCAACGAGGACGAGCTTGAAGTCCACCCGCCGAAGAGGGAAGCGGCCGGCGTCAAGGCTGTGATGGTTGCGCTTGAACGCGCCGTGGCGCAGGCCGGGGTGTCCCGGACGGCCCATTCGCTGCTCCGGCTGAACCAGCGTGGCGGCTTTGACTGCCCCGGCTGCGCCTGGCCTGAATCGGACAAGAAACGCAAGACGGCGGAGTTCTGCGAGAACGGCGCCAAAGCCGTGGCCGAGGAGAACACCCTGCGCACGGTCGGTGCCGAATTCTGGGCCCGGCATTCCATCGCCGAACTGTCAGGGAAAACGGAGTACTGGCTGGGCAACCAGGGCCGGCTCAGCGAACCCGTGGTGATCCGCGAGGGCGAGACGCATTACTCGCCGATCTCCTGGGCGGACGCGTTCGAGCTGATCGGTGAACACATCCGGGCCAGCACGCCGGACCGCTGCGTCTTCTACACCTCGGGGCGCACCGCGAACGAGACCGCGTTCATGTACCAGTTGTTCGCGCGGGCCCTGGGCACCAACAACCTGCCGGACTGCTCGAACATGTGCCACGAATCGTCGGGATCAGCGCTGAACCCGACCATCGGCATCGGCAAGGGGACCGTCTCCCTGGATGACATCCACGACTCCGAGCTCATCTTCGTGGTGGGGCAGAACCCCGGCACCAACCACCCCCGGATGCTCTCGGCGCTGAAGGAATGCAAGGACAAGGGCGGCAAGGTGGTGGCAGTGAACCCGCTGCCGGAGGCCGGCCTGTTCAACTTCAAGGACCCGCAGACCGTCTCCGGCGTGGTGGGGCACGGAACACCGCTGGCGGACGAGTACCTGCAGATCAAGGTGGGCGGGGACCTGGCACTGTTCCAGGCCCTCGGCCACCTGCTCCTGGCGGAGGAAGAGCGGAACCCGGGCACCGTCGTCGACCGGTCCTTCATCGACGCGCAGACGGACGGCTTCGACGCCTACCGCGACGCTCGCCGCGAACTGGACTGGGCGGAGACCGAGAAGGCCACGGGCCTGGCCCGGAAGCAGATCGAGGACGTGGCCGGGATGCTGGTCCGGTCCAAGGCCACGATCTTCTGCTGGGCACTGGGCGTCACGCAGCAGCCCCACTCGGTGGACACCATCAAGGAAATGGTCAACGTCCTGCTCCTGCAGGGCAACTTCGGCAAGCCCGGCGCCGGCGCCTGCCCGGTCCGCGGACACTCCAACGTCCAGGGCGACCGGACCATGGGCATCTGGGAGAAGCCGAAGGAATGGCTCCTGGAAGCACTGGACAAGGAGTTCAAGATCCAGTCACCGCGCGGCCACGGCTACGACGCCGTGGAAGCGATGGAGGCCTTCGAACGCGACGACGTGGACGTCTTCGTGTCCATGGGCGGCAACTTCTCCCTGGCCTGCTCCGACACCGCGACCTTGGAAGCCGGGATGCAGCGCATCGGCCTGACAGTGCACGTGTCCACCAAGCCGAACCGGTCCCACGTGGTGCACGGGCGCACCTCGCTCATCCTGCCCACGCTGGGCCGGACGGACAAGGACGACAAGCACCCGGGCGGTGCCCAGTTCCTGTCCGTGGAGGATTCCATGTCCGTGGTCCACTCCACGCAGGGCAGGCTCCACCCGGTCTCCGACCACCTTCTCGCCGAGCCGGTGATCATCGCCCGGATGGCAGACGCCACCTTCGGCGAGGACCACCCGGTGGACTGGAAGGCCATGGCCGCGGACTACGACGTGGTCCGGGACCACATCTCCCGCGTCATCCCGGGCTTCCAGGACTTCAACGAGCGGATCCGGACCAGGAACGGCTTTGTGCTGCCCAACCCGCCACGGGACACCCGGTCCTTCAAGACGGACATCGGCCGCGGACGTTTCACGGTCAGCCCGCTGGAGTATCTGACCCCGCCCGAGGGCCACCTGGTCCTCCAGACCATCCGCAGCCACGACCAGTACAACACCACGTTCTACGGCGTGGATGACCGGTACCGCGGCATCTCGGACGGCCGCCGGGTGATCCTGGTGCATCCGGAGGACCTGGCCGAACTCGGCTTCAAGGACCGGGACCTGGTGGACGTGGTGAGCACGTTCCGCGGGAACGACCGGCAGGCGGACAAGTTCCGGCTGGTGGCCTACCCGACGGCCAAGGGCTGCGCCGCGGCGTACTTCCCCGAGGCCAACGCCCTGGTCCACAAGGAAAACGTGGCCCGTGAATCCAACACCCCCGGGTTCAAGGCCATGTTCGTCCGCTTCGTGCCGCACCCCGCGGAAACAACGCCGCACCCTGAAGGCGCGGCAGCCCAGCCGGCGTCGGTCGGCTAA
- a CDS encoding GcvT family protein — MSASPRVVIIGAGIVGTNLADELATRGWTNITVVEQGPLELAGGSTSHAPGLVFQNNPSRTMTEFATYTVNKFLSLSKDGESCFNQVGGLELATTPERLADLKRKMGVMTSWGVESRIIDADECEKIYPLLNTGKLTGGREVLGGLLIPTDGLALAARAVQLLIERSRERGVTYLGSTAVTGIEQTGGKVTGVETADGVIPADIVVSCAGFWGRELGKMAGLEVPLLPLAHQYAISTPLPELEGVNELPKGASKPILRYQDKDLYYREWGDRIGIGSYAHRPMPVDMSALPKVSAEEMSDHRMPSRLEFTLEDFLPAWEDSQDLLPALRSSEIQDGFNGIFSFTPDGGPLMGEAPDLEGLFVAEAVWVTHSAGVAKAMAELLVEGRSRTDLHGCELTRFEKVQTSDAYVSETSQQNFVEIYDVLHPLQPKESPRDLRVSPFNVRQKELGAFFLESAGWERPHWFEANRVLLEELPAEWQAPERDEWSAMFSSPISAAEAWRTRTAVGLYDMTPLKRLAVVGPGAQALLHRLSTGNIAKKPGAVTYCLLLEHDGGIRSDVTVARLAEEQFQLGVNSNVDFDYLRVEAGKQSAADPAQWVHVSDITGSTCCIGLWGPLAREVIGKLSTDDLSNDGLKYFRTKEISVGGIPVTAMRLSYVGELGWELYTTAEYGLKLWDLLFEAGQEHGIIAAGRGAFNSMRLEKGYRLWGTDMTSEHHPYQAGLGFSIAKDKTGFVGCEALAARKEQPLDKVLRCLTVDDGTSLVLGKEPVYVNGEAAGYVTSAAYGYSIRKPLAYAWLPAAVCEGDAVEVEYFGRRIAATVSAEPLFDPGMERLRG; from the coding sequence ATGAGCGCATCACCACGCGTTGTCATTATCGGCGCCGGCATTGTCGGAACCAACCTTGCCGACGAACTCGCCACCCGCGGCTGGACCAACATCACGGTGGTGGAACAGGGCCCGCTGGAACTTGCCGGCGGCTCCACGTCGCACGCGCCGGGCCTGGTGTTCCAGAACAACCCGTCACGGACCATGACCGAATTCGCCACCTACACGGTCAACAAGTTCCTCTCCCTGAGCAAGGACGGGGAGTCCTGCTTCAACCAGGTAGGCGGCCTGGAACTGGCAACCACCCCCGAGCGCCTGGCCGACCTCAAGCGCAAGATGGGGGTGATGACCTCCTGGGGAGTCGAAAGCCGGATCATCGACGCTGATGAATGCGAAAAGATCTACCCGCTGTTGAACACCGGTAAGCTCACCGGCGGCCGCGAGGTCCTGGGCGGCCTGCTCATCCCCACGGACGGGCTGGCCCTGGCTGCCCGTGCCGTGCAGCTGCTGATCGAGCGTTCCCGCGAGCGCGGCGTGACCTACCTCGGCTCCACCGCCGTGACCGGCATAGAACAGACCGGCGGTAAGGTCACCGGCGTCGAAACGGCCGACGGCGTGATCCCGGCGGACATCGTGGTGTCATGCGCAGGTTTCTGGGGCCGTGAACTCGGCAAGATGGCGGGCCTGGAAGTCCCGTTGCTGCCACTGGCCCACCAGTACGCCATTAGCACCCCGCTGCCCGAACTCGAGGGCGTCAACGAGCTCCCCAAGGGCGCCAGCAAGCCCATCCTGCGCTACCAGGACAAAGACCTGTACTACCGCGAATGGGGCGACCGCATCGGCATCGGCAGCTACGCCCACCGACCCATGCCGGTAGACATGTCCGCCCTGCCGAAGGTCTCCGCAGAGGAAATGTCGGACCACCGCATGCCCTCCCGCCTGGAGTTCACCCTGGAAGACTTCCTGCCCGCTTGGGAGGACAGCCAGGACCTGCTGCCGGCACTGCGTAGCTCCGAGATCCAGGACGGCTTCAACGGCATCTTCTCCTTCACCCCTGACGGCGGCCCGCTCATGGGCGAGGCGCCCGACCTCGAAGGCCTGTTCGTGGCCGAAGCCGTCTGGGTCACGCACTCGGCCGGCGTGGCCAAGGCAATGGCGGAGCTGCTCGTCGAGGGCCGTTCCCGCACCGACCTGCACGGCTGCGAGCTCACCCGCTTTGAGAAAGTCCAGACCAGCGACGCGTACGTCAGCGAAACGTCCCAGCAGAACTTCGTGGAAATCTACGACGTGCTGCACCCGTTGCAGCCCAAGGAATCCCCCCGGGACCTTCGGGTCAGCCCGTTCAACGTCCGGCAGAAGGAGCTGGGTGCATTCTTCCTGGAGTCCGCCGGCTGGGAGCGGCCGCACTGGTTCGAGGCCAACCGCGTCCTGCTCGAGGAGCTTCCCGCAGAATGGCAGGCGCCGGAGCGCGACGAGTGGTCCGCCATGTTCTCCTCCCCCATTTCGGCGGCCGAAGCGTGGAGGACGCGTACCGCCGTCGGGCTTTACGACATGACGCCGCTGAAGCGGCTGGCCGTTGTGGGGCCTGGGGCCCAGGCTCTGCTGCACCGGCTCAGCACCGGCAACATCGCCAAGAAGCCCGGCGCCGTCACGTACTGCCTGCTGCTGGAGCACGACGGCGGCATCCGCAGCGACGTGACCGTCGCCCGGCTCGCTGAGGAACAGTTCCAGCTTGGCGTGAACAGCAACGTGGACTTCGACTACCTCCGGGTCGAGGCCGGGAAGCAGTCAGCCGCGGATCCGGCGCAGTGGGTCCACGTCTCGGACATCACCGGCAGCACGTGCTGCATCGGGCTGTGGGGGCCGCTGGCGCGTGAAGTGATCGGCAAGCTCAGCACGGACGACCTCTCCAACGACGGCCTGAAGTACTTCCGCACCAAGGAAATCTCGGTGGGCGGGATCCCCGTCACGGCCATGCGGCTCTCCTACGTCGGCGAGCTCGGCTGGGAGCTGTACACCACCGCCGAATACGGGCTGAAACTGTGGGACCTGCTGTTCGAGGCAGGCCAGGAACACGGCATCATCGCCGCCGGGCGCGGTGCGTTCAACAGCATGCGGCTCGAGAAGGGCTACCGGCTGTGGGGAACGGACATGACCTCGGAGCACCACCCGTACCAGGCCGGCCTGGGCTTCTCGATTGCCAAGGACAAGACGGGCTTCGTGGGCTGCGAGGCCCTGGCCGCGCGGAAGGAGCAGCCGCTAGACAAGGTGCTGCGCTGCCTGACCGTGGACGACGGCACGTCCCTGGTCCTGGGCAAGGAACCGGTGTACGTCAACGGCGAGGCCGCCGGCTATGTCACCAGCGCCGCCTACGGCTACTCGATCCGCAAGCCCCTTGCCTACGCCTGGCTGCCTGCCGCAGTGTGCGAGGGCGACGCCGTGGAGGTTGAGTATTTCGGCCGGCGCATCGCGGCCACCGTCTCAGCCGAACCGCTGTTCGACCCAGGCATGGAGCGGCTGCGCGGCTAG
- a CDS encoding MBL fold metallo-hydrolase: protein MSVTIENLVTSGTFSLDGGTWDVDNNVWIVGNNDECVIIDSPHDAEAIISQVRGRKVLAILLTHAHNDHIGAARAVAEAVGAPIYLHPDDLVLWDQVYPDIKPDRYLADGDVFRVGGATLRALHTPGHSPGSTCFQLEEEGTVFSGDTLFNGGPGATGRSYSDYPTILASIRERLLTMPAATVVRTGHGDNTTIGAERETLAKVDQ from the coding sequence ATGAGCGTGACCATCGAGAACCTGGTCACCTCGGGCACGTTTTCGCTCGATGGCGGCACCTGGGATGTGGACAACAACGTCTGGATCGTGGGAAACAACGACGAATGCGTGATCATCGACTCCCCGCATGATGCGGAGGCCATCATCAGCCAGGTCCGCGGCCGGAAGGTCCTGGCCATCCTGCTGACGCACGCGCACAACGACCACATCGGCGCGGCACGTGCCGTGGCCGAGGCCGTGGGCGCCCCGATCTACCTGCACCCTGACGACCTGGTGCTGTGGGACCAGGTCTATCCCGACATCAAACCGGACCGCTACCTCGCGGACGGCGATGTGTTCCGGGTAGGCGGGGCAACCCTGCGCGCCCTCCACACCCCGGGCCACTCGCCCGGGTCCACGTGTTTCCAGCTCGAGGAGGAGGGGACGGTGTTTTCCGGGGACACGCTGTTCAACGGCGGCCCGGGCGCCACGGGCAGGTCCTACAGCGACTACCCGACCATCCTCGCCTCCATCCGCGAACGGCTGCTGACCATGCCCGCTGCCACGGTGGTCCGCACCGGCCACGGCGACAACACCACCATCGGGGCCGAGCGCGAGACGCTGGCCAAGGTGGACCAATGA
- a CDS encoding alpha-amylase family glycosyl hydrolase yields MTEPDWVKHAIWWQVYPIGFVGAEQAAAERASKAPTSEAPGQTVAHRLGQLVPWLDYVLELGASGLALGPVFASETHGYDTTDYFRIDPRLGDDADFDELIAQCHARGLKVLLDGVFNHVGRSFGAFQGVLTDGPGSPAASWFRLRWPESGWAPGTEPGYEDFEGHHHLVALNHDEPAVAALVTDVMKHWLGRGADGWRLDAAYAVPASFWAPVLAEVRREYPDSYFVGEYIHGDFAEEVERSTLDSVTQYELWKAVWSSLNDANFYELASALERHNGFLDTFVPLTFVGNHDVTRLASKLTNPDQLALALTVLLTVGGTPCIYYGDEQAFRGVKEDRAGGDDAVRPAFPAGPAELAEDGWSVYHLHQELISLRRRHAWLHRARTTVLALSNEHLVYQVRGDGKAAAGSTEEGGAGAALTVALNLSGTPADLPVPSGSGGLLAGRAHRHPDRDAVGLPGYGWAVLGNS; encoded by the coding sequence ATGACGGAACCGGACTGGGTAAAACACGCAATCTGGTGGCAGGTCTACCCGATCGGCTTTGTCGGCGCGGAGCAGGCTGCCGCTGAACGGGCGTCCAAGGCGCCGACGTCCGAGGCGCCGGGCCAGACTGTGGCCCATCGGCTGGGGCAGCTGGTTCCCTGGCTTGACTACGTGCTGGAACTCGGCGCGTCCGGGCTCGCGCTGGGGCCCGTCTTCGCCTCGGAAACCCACGGCTATGACACCACGGACTACTTCAGGATCGATCCCCGGCTGGGCGATGACGCGGACTTTGACGAGCTCATCGCCCAGTGCCACGCCCGCGGACTGAAAGTCCTGCTGGACGGCGTCTTCAACCACGTGGGGCGCAGCTTCGGGGCGTTCCAGGGTGTGCTCACGGACGGTCCCGGGTCTCCTGCCGCCTCCTGGTTCCGCCTGCGGTGGCCGGAGTCCGGATGGGCGCCGGGGACCGAACCGGGCTACGAGGATTTTGAGGGCCATCATCACCTGGTGGCGCTCAACCACGATGAACCGGCAGTTGCCGCCCTGGTCACGGACGTGATGAAGCACTGGCTAGGCCGGGGAGCGGACGGCTGGCGGCTGGACGCGGCGTACGCTGTGCCGGCGTCGTTCTGGGCCCCGGTGCTGGCTGAGGTGCGCCGCGAGTATCCGGACTCCTATTTCGTGGGCGAGTACATCCACGGCGACTTCGCCGAGGAGGTGGAGCGGAGCACGCTCGACTCGGTCACGCAGTACGAACTGTGGAAGGCCGTCTGGAGTTCACTCAACGATGCCAACTTCTACGAACTCGCATCCGCGCTCGAGCGGCACAACGGGTTCCTGGACACCTTCGTGCCGCTCACGTTCGTGGGCAACCACGACGTCACCCGCCTGGCCAGCAAGCTGACGAACCCGGACCAGCTGGCGCTTGCGCTCACAGTCCTCCTGACCGTGGGCGGGACGCCCTGCATCTACTACGGAGACGAGCAGGCTTTCCGCGGCGTCAAGGAGGACCGGGCCGGCGGAGATGACGCCGTCCGTCCGGCGTTCCCCGCGGGGCCCGCAGAACTGGCGGAGGACGGCTGGTCCGTCTACCACCTGCACCAGGAACTGATCAGCCTCCGACGGCGGCATGCCTGGCTGCACCGGGCCCGCACCACGGTCCTGGCGCTCAGCAACGAACACCTCGTTTACCAGGTCCGCGGCGACGGTAAGGCAGCAGCAGGTAGCACAGAGGAGGGCGGCGCAGGCGCCGCGCTGACAGTCGCGCTGAACCTTTCCGGCACGCCGGCGGACCTGCCCGTACCGTCCGGGTCAGGCGGCCTCCTGGCCGGGCGGGCCCACCGGCATCCGGATCGGGATGCCGTGGGCCTGCCCGGTTACGGGTGGGCAGTGCTCGGGAACAGCTAG